One Fundulus heteroclitus isolate FHET01 chromosome 11, MU-UCD_Fhet_4.1, whole genome shotgun sequence DNA segment encodes these proteins:
- the dpf2 gene encoding zinc finger protein ubi-d4 isoform X2 — MAAVVENVVKLLGEQYYRDALEQCHNYNARLCAERSVRMPFLDSQTGVAQSNCYIWMEKRHRGPGMAPGQLYTYPARRWRKKRRSHPPEDPRLIFPPVKSELDLGLKKDALLSSDGSSLEALLKGEPVDKRTAAEVRGSEEDSNQSDYTASLNPATRIRKRILEPDDFLDDLDDEDYEEDTPKRRGKGKGKGRGVGSGRKKLDTAALEDRDKPYACDNTIKQKHISKPSERVCGKRYKNRPGLSYHYAHSHLAEEEGEEKDDMEINEPALPLPDEPKTPKKGPDGLALPNNYCDFCLGDSKTNHKTGQSEELVSCSDCGRSGHPSCLQFTPVMMAAVKTYRWQCIECKCCNMCGTSENDLLFCDDCDRGYHMYCLNPPMSEPPEGSWSCHLCLDLLKDKASIYQNQNAATS; from the exons ATGGCAGCTGTTGTTGAGAATGTTGTCAAACT ATTGGGAGAGCAGTACTACAGAGATGCGCTGGAGCAGTGTCACAACTACAACGCCCGGCTGTGTGCTGAGAGGAGCGTCCGTATGCCGTTCCTGGACTCTCAGACCGGCGTGGCTCAGAGCAACTGCTACATCTGGATGGAGAAGAGACACAGGGGACCAG GCAtggccccagggcagctgtacaCGTATCCGGCCAGGAGGTGGAGGAAGAAACGGAGATCTCATCCTCCAGAGGACCCGCGGCTCATCTTCCCTCCTGTCAAGTCAG AGCTGGATTTAGGACTGAAGAAGGACGCCCTGCTGTCGTCGGACGGCAGCAGCTTGGAGGCCCTGCTGAAGGGGGAACCCGTGGACAAACGGACAGCCGCGGAGGTGCGGGGATCAGAGGAGGACTCCAATCAGAGCGATTACACCGCAAGCCTGAACCCGGCGACCCGGATTAGAAAG AGAATCCTCGAGCCAGATGACTTCCTGGATGACCTGGATGACGAAGACTATGAGGAAGACACGCCTAAAAGAAGAGGCAAAGGGAAagggaag GGACGAGGGGTGGGCAGCGGCAGGAAGAAGCTGGACACAGCAGCGCTGGAGGACAGAGACAAGCCCTACGCCTGTGACA ACACTATCAAACAAAAGCACATTTCAAAACCTTCTGAAAGAG TCTGTGGGAAGCGCTACAAGAACCGTCCAGGCCTGAGCTACCACTACGCCCACTCCCACCTGGCAGAGGAGGAGGGCGAGGAGAAGGACGACATGGAAATCAACGAGCCGGCCCTACCGCTGCCCGACGAGCCCAAAA CACCGAAAAAAGGCCCAGATGGTCTCGCGTTGCCTAATAATTACTGTGATTTCTGCCTGGGAGACTCCAAAACCAACCATAAGACGGGCCAATCAGAAGAGCTGGTTTCCTGCTCCGACTGTGGGCGCTCAG GCCACCCGTCCTGCCTGCAGTTTACCCCCGTCATGATGGCTGCTGTCAAGACGTATCGCTGGCAGTGCATAGAGTGCAAGTGCTGCAACATGTGTGGCACCTCTGAAAACGAT CTTCTCTTCTGTGACGACTGCGACAGAGGCTACCACATGTACTGTCTCAACCCGCCGATGTCTGAACCCCCGGAAG GGAGCTGGAGCTGTCATTTATGTCTGGACCTTTTGAAAGACAAGGCCTCCATATACCAGAATCAGAACGCAGCGACGTCGTGA
- the dpf2 gene encoding zinc finger protein ubi-d4 isoform X1, translating into MAAVVENVVKLLGEQYYRDALEQCHNYNARLCAERSVRMPFLDSQTGVAQSNCYIWMEKRHRGPGMAPGQLYTYPARRWRKKRRSHPPEDPRLIFPPVKSELDLGLKKDALLSSDGSSLEALLKGEPVDKRTAAEVRGSEEDSNQSDYTASLNPATRIRKRILEPDDFLDDLDDEDYEEDTPKRRGKGKGKGRGVGSGRKKLDTAALEDRDKPYACDNTIKQKHISKPSERVCGKRYKNRPGLSYHYAHSHLAEEEGEEKDDMEINEPALPLPDEPKTPKKGPDGLALPNNYCDFCLGDSKTNHKTGQSEELVSCSDCGRSGHPSCLQFTPVMMAAVKTYRWQCIECKCCNMCGTSENDDQLLFCDDCDRGYHMYCLNPPMSEPPEGSWSCHLCLDLLKDKASIYQNQNAATS; encoded by the exons ATGGCAGCTGTTGTTGAGAATGTTGTCAAACT ATTGGGAGAGCAGTACTACAGAGATGCGCTGGAGCAGTGTCACAACTACAACGCCCGGCTGTGTGCTGAGAGGAGCGTCCGTATGCCGTTCCTGGACTCTCAGACCGGCGTGGCTCAGAGCAACTGCTACATCTGGATGGAGAAGAGACACAGGGGACCAG GCAtggccccagggcagctgtacaCGTATCCGGCCAGGAGGTGGAGGAAGAAACGGAGATCTCATCCTCCAGAGGACCCGCGGCTCATCTTCCCTCCTGTCAAGTCAG AGCTGGATTTAGGACTGAAGAAGGACGCCCTGCTGTCGTCGGACGGCAGCAGCTTGGAGGCCCTGCTGAAGGGGGAACCCGTGGACAAACGGACAGCCGCGGAGGTGCGGGGATCAGAGGAGGACTCCAATCAGAGCGATTACACCGCAAGCCTGAACCCGGCGACCCGGATTAGAAAG AGAATCCTCGAGCCAGATGACTTCCTGGATGACCTGGATGACGAAGACTATGAGGAAGACACGCCTAAAAGAAGAGGCAAAGGGAAagggaag GGACGAGGGGTGGGCAGCGGCAGGAAGAAGCTGGACACAGCAGCGCTGGAGGACAGAGACAAGCCCTACGCCTGTGACA ACACTATCAAACAAAAGCACATTTCAAAACCTTCTGAAAGAG TCTGTGGGAAGCGCTACAAGAACCGTCCAGGCCTGAGCTACCACTACGCCCACTCCCACCTGGCAGAGGAGGAGGGCGAGGAGAAGGACGACATGGAAATCAACGAGCCGGCCCTACCGCTGCCCGACGAGCCCAAAA CACCGAAAAAAGGCCCAGATGGTCTCGCGTTGCCTAATAATTACTGTGATTTCTGCCTGGGAGACTCCAAAACCAACCATAAGACGGGCCAATCAGAAGAGCTGGTTTCCTGCTCCGACTGTGGGCGCTCAG GCCACCCGTCCTGCCTGCAGTTTACCCCCGTCATGATGGCTGCTGTCAAGACGTATCGCTGGCAGTGCATAGAGTGCAAGTGCTGCAACATGTGTGGCACCTCTGAAAACGAT GATCAGCTTCTCTTCTGTGACGACTGCGACAGAGGCTACCACATGTACTGTCTCAACCCGCCGATGTCTGAACCCCCGGAAG GGAGCTGGAGCTGTCATTTATGTCTGGACCTTTTGAAAGACAAGGCCTCCATATACCAGAATCAGAACGCAGCGACGTCGTGA
- the dpf2 gene encoding zinc finger protein ubi-d4 isoform X3: MAAVVENVVKLLGEQYYRDALEQCHNYNARLCAERSVRMPFLDSQTGVAQSNCYIWMEKRHRGPGMAPGQLYTYPARRWRKKRRSHPPEDPRLIFPPVKSELDLGLKKDALLSSDGSSLEALLKGEPVDKRTAAEVRGSEEDSNQSDYTASLNPATRIRKRILEPDDFLDDLDDEDYEEDTPKRRGKGKGKGRGVGSGRKKLDTAALEDRDKPYACDICGKRYKNRPGLSYHYAHSHLAEEEGEEKDDMEINEPALPLPDEPKTPKKGPDGLALPNNYCDFCLGDSKTNHKTGQSEELVSCSDCGRSGHPSCLQFTPVMMAAVKTYRWQCIECKCCNMCGTSENDDQLLFCDDCDRGYHMYCLNPPMSEPPEGSWSCHLCLDLLKDKASIYQNQNAATS, translated from the exons ATGGCAGCTGTTGTTGAGAATGTTGTCAAACT ATTGGGAGAGCAGTACTACAGAGATGCGCTGGAGCAGTGTCACAACTACAACGCCCGGCTGTGTGCTGAGAGGAGCGTCCGTATGCCGTTCCTGGACTCTCAGACCGGCGTGGCTCAGAGCAACTGCTACATCTGGATGGAGAAGAGACACAGGGGACCAG GCAtggccccagggcagctgtacaCGTATCCGGCCAGGAGGTGGAGGAAGAAACGGAGATCTCATCCTCCAGAGGACCCGCGGCTCATCTTCCCTCCTGTCAAGTCAG AGCTGGATTTAGGACTGAAGAAGGACGCCCTGCTGTCGTCGGACGGCAGCAGCTTGGAGGCCCTGCTGAAGGGGGAACCCGTGGACAAACGGACAGCCGCGGAGGTGCGGGGATCAGAGGAGGACTCCAATCAGAGCGATTACACCGCAAGCCTGAACCCGGCGACCCGGATTAGAAAG AGAATCCTCGAGCCAGATGACTTCCTGGATGACCTGGATGACGAAGACTATGAGGAAGACACGCCTAAAAGAAGAGGCAAAGGGAAagggaag GGACGAGGGGTGGGCAGCGGCAGGAAGAAGCTGGACACAGCAGCGCTGGAGGACAGAGACAAGCCCTACGCCTGTGACA TCTGTGGGAAGCGCTACAAGAACCGTCCAGGCCTGAGCTACCACTACGCCCACTCCCACCTGGCAGAGGAGGAGGGCGAGGAGAAGGACGACATGGAAATCAACGAGCCGGCCCTACCGCTGCCCGACGAGCCCAAAA CACCGAAAAAAGGCCCAGATGGTCTCGCGTTGCCTAATAATTACTGTGATTTCTGCCTGGGAGACTCCAAAACCAACCATAAGACGGGCCAATCAGAAGAGCTGGTTTCCTGCTCCGACTGTGGGCGCTCAG GCCACCCGTCCTGCCTGCAGTTTACCCCCGTCATGATGGCTGCTGTCAAGACGTATCGCTGGCAGTGCATAGAGTGCAAGTGCTGCAACATGTGTGGCACCTCTGAAAACGAT GATCAGCTTCTCTTCTGTGACGACTGCGACAGAGGCTACCACATGTACTGTCTCAACCCGCCGATGTCTGAACCCCCGGAAG GGAGCTGGAGCTGTCATTTATGTCTGGACCTTTTGAAAGACAAGGCCTCCATATACCAGAATCAGAACGCAGCGACGTCGTGA